GAACATTactttaatttcatattacccgaaaaaactcaatgaaatttgttttaaagaaacaatagaattactgtctaacatatttggtgataaaacttctctaacacttggatggtgttttggaatataatgaaaaaagaggATGGTGATTTTATCACATACGCAGGAACAATTGACAGGATGTGTGAATATTTTTAAACTCAAAGAATTTACACCTGAGATGTTCAGGTGTCTTATTTTTGTACAAGGCCTTACAACAACTGAATATACAGAAATTCACACTGCAGAACTAAATTCTGAAGATCAACCATTAAAAATCCTAGAGGGCTCTCAACAGAAACAAAATTCGACTCCCAAATGAGAAAATTTGTACACGTAAAAATGATTGGAATAAATATTAAACTTCAGTTCGATACTGGAtgtgatatttcaataataaatatggaTACATGGAAGAAAATAGGGGAACCTatctattttacatgtttcagtcatttgacagtggccatgctggagcaccgcctttagtcgagcaaatagacccaggacttattctattggtctcttttgctgaactgctaagttatggtggacgtaaacacaccagcatcgattgtcaagtgatgtttgggggacaaacatatacacacacacacatatatacgatggacttctttcagtttctgtctaccaaatccactcacaaggctttggtcatctgaggctatagtagaaaaaactaGTAGAAAAGTCCAAAGTgctacacaatgagactgaaatgggaccatgtggttggtaagcaagctacttaccacacagccactcccacgcctatatGTACACATTACACAAGATACTGTTTGCTTATTTCTCTGTTGTctgtattaaagaaatattttcaaattatttcactttaatagaatttattatttctttagctTGTATTAAATAATTCTGTCCTCATAACCCATTAAAATAATTGCATTATCTTTTTAACTTATCTCTCtgcttttatatattatgttgggTGTGTAggcacgtataaatatatatatatagagagattttaagTGTCCCGTATATATGATTTTCTAATTTCGCAACCCTATCCAAATGTGTCCCTTATGAGCCTATACAATTGATGATACAGCATAGAATTCACACTTGATCAATGTTTGATAAAAGTTACACATTTCTCCAAACTGATCtataataaatgtttgttttgaagttatataatttgttgatattatttaatatacttaATATACTTGGTGTTAGATGCTAAGATACAGTGATGAGAGATAAACGAAGGGATAAGTTTGTTCATTAAATGCTAATGATGGTGGTTATCTAGTGAATATGCGATGGAGCCATTGAGTAGATGGTAACCATGTGAGAGCAGGAGTGTGAAGGAAATATATTTCCCAGTCACtgatgaaatgttaaaataagaCAATGGTAGGAAATTCTCAAGAGAGCTGAACAGTGGAAGGTCTTCGGAGAGGAAACCCTACTCAGGCAAGATCCAGAGGTAATGCGTTGACATAAGGTTAATTGAAGGAAAAGCTTGTAACATCAGATGAACATATTTTGCAACCACGTCTCAAAGCAAAATAAGGCGAACACATGCACTtgcgggtatgtatgtgtatgacctGAGTCAATGCATGTCTAGGAGTCAGGAGTCAACGCAAGGGTGGCACAAAATTAGAATGCTCTGCTTTCTATAAGGGATAAACCAGAAGTCCCTGACTGCTATGTCATCCGGAAGTTTATAGGAAGCTTCTAAAATATTCAAGAAGGTCGAGGGAGATTACTCCTGTTAAATCccattttcattttgctttcctGTCTGACTACCAGGGGTCACTCAGGTTTTAGTtatacaaggcggtgagctggcagaaacgttagcacgctgggcgaaatgcgtagccgtatttcatctgccgtaatcttctgagttcaaattccgccgaggtcgactttgccttccatcctttcggggtcgatataacggACTTAACCCgtgcgtctgtccttgtttgtcctctctgtgtttagccccttgtgggtaataaagaaataagttatacAAGATTCCCTTGATTctgtcgagaatgatgaaaatttgtgtgggcctctgagcaggtattgccctGATTTAGGCAAAATCTGatgtagattctctgctcaatgtgacaatcacacgctacataccttccttccaagcattgctgcaAACAGCAGAAGAGAGCTAGAATGTTAACACTTAGTGTGAATGCACAGCAAAGTTTAGAGTCAATCTTtcccaagtggcttcactctgtgtaTCCTAGCTCCGTTGCTATAGCAACagtctgcatgtatgtacgtacgtatgtatatatgtataccattgttcagttttatttcaaaatttcttgccaatagagaaagagccaatttctaacctaaatccaaggatccttcattggaatttcaccatcaacaacagagtatgtaggtcttttcggtttgaacagcagtttttatcataatttctagGTGACTAAACACTTTTTctcctggctttattgagaaaattctacggtttgtaagatatttgttgtcttttttcttcaatttcaagcaatcaatgacgtctattgaggtgaaaacattgtgccgtatgaatatgtccctcgtttaagaaacagattgggtttatttacatttgtcaagaaaaaaaggtacccttccccccaccctaaacgagattgaaatgcaatggatcgatactagggtcataattatgggtgacaatttcatatgacaccgctagaaaaactgccattcaaaccgaaaagatccaatacatttctaaatatctcatagagatttatgcagtagtggtacgataaagatacccttcccccacccctagccCAAATAGATTGTAATGcaaagatcgatactagggttataattatgggtgacattttcatgaCACCGCGacaaaaaaaatcccattttctgtagcagtgtcgtatgaaattgtcacccacaattataaccttagtatcgatctttgcatttcaatctattttagggttaggggtgggggaagggtaccttttttttctttgcaaatgcAAATAAACCcactctgtttcttaaacaagggacatattcatacagcacggtatgttttgactccagatggacgtatttgattggttaaaattgccgaaatgctcgattttaaagtggaaatatgttacaaactatagaattttctcaataaagccaagaaaaaatgatgttttataaacacattctaccagtatacgaagtttaaaagagtttagttaactagaaattgtgttgacatatgccattcaaaaggaaaagctcTGCACAAACTTGTACGAAGTACAGACATCTGCGTGTTAACATACATCTCAGGAAAAACAGCCTTCTCATATTCAATAAGCTTGGTGGCACCCTGGTAGTACATATCATTGTGGAAAACGTAAAACCAcccataattgttatatatatattaattaccagAGTGACTCACGACTTGACTGGTTATAGACGCCTAGTACTATTTACGTGAAGTGGTCCCGCTGCACGCCATCACGCTAGCTAgttgtgactagtcgatcctacgactacctagCGCGAGTGCACGTATGCAAATTAATAGATGCGTACATGCGCAAAGCACGTACTGTAAgtcttcgagtataatccacatttccccaccaaaatttaaaggtcaaaatcccagGTGTggattatatacgaggttaaaatgaaaaatattttctaagcaacgtCCGAGTCTctctttgctgtccggcaatgtttattcagacgcaatttgtgatgtcgggcgtgaaaataccttaagctaagcctgaaagcaatgaagtcataaaagaatcatccataacttgcagtaagcaacatttattaaacgttattactgttatttctttattttctgcaaacaaaatacacaaaaaagctacacgtttgcattatgttatatatacaataataataaaggatgttaccatatacatttttacaaaccaaggatgttatatagacctccttgactcaggttagagaaggggtgcatattatatacaagatttaggtttttcagaggtacagccccataAAAATtaccctgcgtattatactcaagggcggactatactcgaggatttatggtatgtaTTTAAAGGCTGTAtatcaaataatcttttttttttaaacaaggtaaataattttttcacacaaagtaaataattatcaactaattagggagaaagtcagtttagatgagatgcagtttgggttcatgccaggggaaagcaccactgatgctatatatttctggtaagacagatgcaggagaaatacctgatctttttcttttgaacggcggttttcaacacaatttctagttaattaaacacttttaaacttcgtatactggtagaatgtgtcaaaataaaacatttttttctcttggctttctttagAAAATtgcaatttgtaagtttaacgtagttgaatttttcgaaatttaaccaatcaatggcctctattgagctaaaatcatttactgcgtctaaaactgagacaacatcaccctaaccctaaccctaaattttagcctttcgtttttttttcttaattgttaaattaatttaaggataataattaagaaaaaaaaatgaaaggctaaaacaaaagaaaaaaactcaactaaaaaacaaaacgaataattttagacacacgtgtaacaataaaaaacaaacaaactgaaaggctaaaatttagggttagggttagtgacaggatgctgtcttagttttagacgcagcaaatgattttagctcaatagagggcataggattggttaaaattcgaaaaattaaactacattaaacttataaattacaattgtctcaagaaagccaagagaaagaaaCGTTTTCTTTTcacgcattctaccagtatacaaagtttaaaagtgtttaattaactagaaattgtgttgaaaagtgccgttcaagaGGAAAAGATCCGACttagaatgatttactgcagatattacagtgctatggtttctctcctgtatgaatgttttTATGAGAGGTTAAAGAGCGCAAGCAagacaatgatttaccacaaatatcacacatacagtttctctccagtatgaatggatttgtgataagtaaggctaTGCTtacgggagaatgatttaccacaaatacgacattgatatggtttctctcctgtatgaatgtatttgtgagaatcaaggtaacgtctttgagagaatgacattCCGCAGACATCACATTAAtcaggtttctctcctgtatgaatggatttgtgggAAGAAAGTtgacttttttgagagaatgatttaccacagacatcacagtgataaggtttctctcctgtatgagtggaTTTGTGTCTAGTAAGGTTACttctctgagagaatgatttaccacaaatatcacagtgataaagtttttctcctgtatgaatggatatgTGAGAAGTAAGGCTGTGCTTATGgcagaaagatttaccacaaatatcacactgatatggtttctctcctgtatgaatgtatttgtgagaagtAAGGCTGTGCttatgggagaatgatttaccacaaatatcacattcatatggtttctcttctgtatgaatggatttgtgagaaATAAGGCCactcttttgagagaatgatttaccacaaatatcacactgatatggtttttctcctgtatgaatgtatttgtgagaagaAAGGTGACttttatcagagaatgatttaccacaaatatcacattcatatggtttctctcctgtatgaatggatttgtgagaaGTAAGTCTATGCttatgagtgaatgatttaccacaaatatcacactgatatggtttctctcctgtatgaatgtatttgtgagaagaAAGGTTACttttatcagagaatgatttaccacaaatatcacatttatatggtttctctcctgtatgaatggatttgtgagaaGTAAGTCTATGCttatgagtgaatgatttaccacaaatatcacactgatatggtttctctcctgtatgaatgtatttgtgagaagaAAGGTTACTTttctcagagaatgatttaccacaaatatcacatttatatggtttctctcctgtatgaattgaTTTGTGAGAAGTAAGTCTATGCttatgagtgaatgatttaccacaaatatcacactgatatggtttctctcctgtatgaatgtatttgtgagaagaAAGGTGACttttatcagagaatgatttaccacaaatatcacactgatatggtttctcacctgtatgactgTATTTGTGAGAGGTAAGGCTACtgatatgagagaatgatttaccacaaatatcacaatgatattgtTTCCCCCCTGCATGAATGAATTTGTGAACAGTGAGATTTCCCTtattagaaaaagtctttttacagatatcacatcGGTATGAtaacgtttttctttcttttgtcatctcctgAGGATTCATTATTGTTCTATAGTATACAagcacaaaatataattttgcttccttttttatatatttctattgcttATATTTCCAGAAGTTCTGATCTTCATCAATATCTGAAGATGATACAAACACCTTTGCAGATATCTCCCGGTCCAAACAGAATGTGAAAGACTTTAGCAAATATTCCAGGCAATGATGGAAACAAATGTTGCCattaattcagaagaaatatttcacagttTTCCACCATAGACAAATCGTATAAACAGAGTTAtgtcaaatatttataacatcttCCATTAGATGATCAATATTCATGAAGTATCACTAACATTTCACCTCCtgaaatgacacagaaacagaagaagatATAGGAAAGACTTAAAAACAGAGAttcaactataaaaaaaatataactacatCTTCATAATGATAAACTGTGGATATAATCCTTTAATTtgtctttgaaatttatttatggTAATTTATAATAtggtaacccttttgttaccatatttctgctgagattcagtgtgtttctttcaattattttaaatataataaagaacttagtaaactaacttagttatcattcaactagtgttaggaacataaattggaactaaggtttggtggaggactttaattcaaaacttatgaaaacaagacattttaccacacagccagagtCAGTTTTGGCTGGGTTAGTAACAAGAGGGTGTggtctttgaaatttattttgttattaaaattatatgataCAACCTTGTGTAATGTCTACATATACACGGACTTCAGTTCCTCTTCCTTCAGATATTATGTAAAACATTATCCCTTTAGTGTTCagtttattctgttaaatgtaatttcttttcaaaacaaagtaaataaaacacaaaaacacaggtACCACTAGCGAAGACTGGACCCGgtacgcgctagctagtcgtaattagtcgatcctacaaagacttgcgcgtatgcaaatgagttgattttacagaataaaataaaaattttttaaagaaagtaaataaattatttcttagaaCAATGTATATGACTTTTttacacaaatcaaataaaatgtgtgtgatatattcttttagttttcatattctttagtaaataatttcttttttaactaattaaataaaacaaaaacacaaagtaaggatcaacTAGTCACGACTAACAAGCGCG
This genomic window from Octopus sinensis linkage group LG27, ASM634580v1, whole genome shotgun sequence contains:
- the LOC115225224 gene encoding zinc finger protein OZF-like, with amino-acid sequence MNPQEMTKEREKLSHQCDMCKKTFSNKRNLTVHKFIHAEGKPYDCDVCGKSFSQKNTRIKEFYVRYIMNIDHVLKTNVSPYKCDICGKSFTQRIGLTYHKYTHTGEKPYKCDICGKSFSQKGHLTNHKSVHTGEKPYQCDICDKSFSSKCHLTTHKLTHTREKPHHCDICGKSFSQKGNLTSHKYSHTGEKPYQCDICGKSFSDKSHLSSHKYIHTGEKPYQCDICGKSFTHKHRLTSHKSIHTGEKPYKCDICGKSFSEKSNLSSHKYIHTGEKPYQCDICGKSFTHKHRLTSHKSIHTGEKPYKCDICGKSFSDKSNLSSHKYIHTGEKPYQCDICGKSFTHKHRLTSHKSIHTGEKPYECDICGKSFSQRSNLTRHKSTHTGEKPYHCDVCGKSFSQKSQLSSHKSIHTGEKPD